The Sorangiineae bacterium MSr11367 genome window below encodes:
- a CDS encoding cittilin family RiPP precursor: MKRATPKILKESYMIRKIVLVAAVLTGHARKDRLTLPYMYY, from the coding sequence ATGAAGCGCGCGACACCTAAAATCCTCAAGGAGTCATACATGATCCGCAAAATCGTTCTCGTTGCCGCGGTGCTCACTGGTCATGCGCGCAAGGACCGCCTCACGCTGCCGTACATGTACTATTGA
- a CDS encoding lamin tail domain-containing protein → MFPSKHRVVARSLVSLSLLISACFAACSASRTGEVESAGAPQARALVNIPTRGNEASLDIASWNIEWFGHTSSGPANEVLQLNNARDIIKGTDFDMWGVAEIVAHAQFEELKSQLPGYSGFLADEDSVANGSSYYGASEQKVGFIYKSSVLQLKSARVILTANESSFGGRPPLEATFEVTLNGNTADLVAIVLHAKAGADRNSYDRRLAGSHALKSYLDGTYPTQRVVVLGDFNDDVDTSITSGSTSPYVNFVGDTERYDFPTKALSDSNTSTTTGFSDAIDHHLYTNELRAQYLAGSAQVYRVDQYVTNYANTTSDHYPVLTRIAWGSLGTDAGTDSGGGGTGKVVINEVLANERGSDTAAEFIELVNIGSEAVDLSGWTLSDTASVRHVFARTTTLGAGRAITVFGGPSAIPSGSTDAVAASDGTLSLGNGGDRVILKDATGATVQAVTYPASLAGADGVSFNLSPDGTPGTYALHTTLASRASSAGKRANGTSW, encoded by the coding sequence ATGTTTCCATCAAAACATCGCGTGGTCGCGCGCAGTCTCGTATCGCTTTCGCTGTTGATTTCCGCATGTTTTGCCGCGTGCAGCGCCTCACGCACCGGCGAAGTCGAGAGTGCCGGTGCGCCGCAAGCGCGCGCGCTGGTGAACATTCCTACGCGAGGCAACGAAGCATCGTTGGATATCGCGAGTTGGAACATCGAATGGTTTGGACACACCTCGTCGGGCCCCGCCAACGAAGTACTTCAATTAAACAATGCGCGGGACATCATCAAAGGAACCGATTTCGACATGTGGGGCGTCGCCGAAATCGTCGCGCACGCTCAATTCGAAGAGCTCAAATCACAACTTCCAGGCTACTCTGGATTTCTCGCCGACGAAGATTCGGTCGCCAATGGTTCCTCGTATTACGGAGCCAGCGAGCAAAAGGTCGGTTTCATCTACAAGAGCAGCGTTCTTCAGCTCAAGAGCGCCAGGGTGATCCTCACCGCCAACGAGTCGAGCTTCGGGGGGCGCCCGCCATTGGAGGCGACCTTCGAGGTGACACTCAATGGTAATACCGCAGATCTCGTAGCCATCGTCCTGCACGCGAAAGCCGGGGCCGATCGGAATAGCTACGACAGACGCCTCGCGGGCTCGCACGCACTAAAGTCGTATCTCGATGGTACCTATCCCACGCAACGCGTCGTCGTTCTCGGCGACTTCAATGACGATGTGGATACCTCCATCACATCCGGCAGCACCAGTCCCTATGTCAACTTCGTGGGCGACACCGAGCGCTACGACTTCCCGACGAAGGCACTCTCCGATTCGAACACATCGACCACCACCGGATTTTCGGACGCCATCGATCACCACCTTTACACCAACGAGCTACGGGCCCAATACCTCGCGGGCTCCGCGCAGGTATACCGCGTCGACCAATACGTGACGAACTACGCGAACACCACGAGTGACCATTACCCGGTGCTCACGCGCATCGCGTGGGGCTCCCTCGGTACGGACGCGGGTACGGATTCGGGCGGCGGCGGCACGGGAAAAGTGGTCATCAATGAAGTCCTCGCCAACGAACGCGGCTCGGACACCGCCGCCGAGTTCATCGAGCTCGTGAACATTGGGTCCGAGGCGGTCGACTTGAGCGGCTGGACCCTCTCGGACACTGCGAGCGTGCGCCATGTCTTCGCGCGCACCACCACCCTCGGCGCGGGTCGGGCCATCACCGTCTTCGGGGGGCCTTCCGCCATCCCGAGCGGCTCGACGGACGCTGTCGCAGCCTCCGACGGCACCTTGAGCCTCGGCAACGGCGGCGACCGTGTCATCCTCAAAGACGCAACCGGCGCCACGGTCCAAGCCGTCACCTACCCGGCCTCCCTCGCAGGAGCGGACGGCGTCTCGTTCAACCTGTCCCCCGACGGCACCCCGGGAACCTACGCGCTCCACACGACCCTCGCCAGCCGCGCAAGCTCCGCCGGCAAACGCGCCAACGGCACGAGCTGGTGA